The following are from one region of the Gammaproteobacteria bacterium genome:
- a CDS encoding glycosyltransferase family 4 protein, whose translation MTIIDDWFAPLVSLLLSLAVTWLLQTRFANLIVDRPNDRSMHTTDIPRTGGLAINAGVVLGMIAAFTGTGFPFGLVIIAGYVAVLGVSVLDDILSLGAVPRLAIHLLAATLLVTELFPVRLMIDSAMFAGLLITVMSVLAATWFINLYNFMDGMDGFSSGMAIFGFAVLAIIGFGAGHEAYGMTCLVICAAVAGFLVFNYPPARIFMGDSGSIVIGYMGATMMLWGAAAGTVPPWLGILAFSPFIFDASYTLAKRTIKGDSILSAHRDHFYQRLVLSGVSKKTVLWLEYGLMAACAGTAVAIAGYGMTVQLAGCAIWLVVYSGLAIVAERYLRDRIH comes from the coding sequence ATGACAATAATTGATGACTGGTTTGCGCCACTGGTCAGCCTTTTGCTGTCACTGGCAGTAACCTGGTTGCTTCAGACCCGGTTTGCCAACCTGATCGTTGATCGGCCCAATGACCGGTCGATGCATACAACCGACATTCCGCGTACGGGCGGGTTGGCGATCAACGCAGGTGTTGTTCTTGGCATGATTGCGGCATTCACTGGTACAGGATTCCCGTTCGGGCTGGTTATTATTGCCGGCTACGTGGCCGTGCTTGGCGTGTCGGTGCTGGATGATATTTTGTCGCTCGGTGCTGTACCGCGACTGGCAATTCACCTGCTTGCTGCCACGTTGCTCGTGACCGAGCTGTTTCCTGTGCGACTGATGATCGATTCGGCAATGTTCGCCGGATTGCTGATAACCGTGATGTCGGTGTTGGCTGCAACCTGGTTTATTAATCTCTATAACTTTATGGACGGAATGGACGGATTTTCGTCGGGTATGGCAATTTTCGGGTTTGCTGTACTGGCCATAATCGGTTTTGGCGCCGGCCATGAAGCCTATGGAATGACCTGTCTCGTCATTTGCGCTGCGGTAGCTGGATTCCTGGTTTTCAACTATCCGCCTGCCCGTATATTTATGGGCGACTCAGGCTCCATTGTAATTGGTTATATGGGCGCAACAATGATGCTATGGGGTGCAGCAGCCGGTACAGTGCCGCCGTGGCTGGGTATTCTGGCATTTTCACCGTTTATATTTGATGCCAGCTATACGCTGGCGAAACGAACCATCAAGGGAGACAGTATACTCAGCGCACACCGGGATCATTTTTATCAGCGCCTGGTTTTGTCTGGGGTCAGCAAGAAGACCGTTTTATGGCTGGAATATGGGTTGATGGCGGCATGCGCCGGTACCGCCGTTGCCATTGCGGGTTACGGCATGACTGTTCAGCTGGCCGGGTGTGCAATATGGTTGGTTGTTTACAGCGGATTGGCCATTGTGGCTGAACGATATCTGCGAGACCGGATACACTGA
- a CDS encoding NAD-dependent epimerase has product MKIMITGVAGFIGSTLALRLLERGDEVYGVDNLNDYYSVDLKKARLERIKGYKGFTFQLMDIADRQAMEKLFSENRFDAVMNLAAQAGVRYSIENAPAYIDANLVGFANVLEGARHSGVKHVVFASSSSVYGANTKLPFSENDNVDHPVSLYAATKKANELMAHSYAHLYDLPCTGLRFFTVYGPWGRPDMALFKFTKGILEGTPIPVFNNGKMVRDFTYIDDIIEGVVRVIDQTAVSNPGWSGDKPDPATSYKPWRVFNIGNNNPVELMRYIEVLEECLGKKAILDLLPIQPGDVPATYANTDNLEKAVGFRPATTVETGVARFVEWYKSYHS; this is encoded by the coding sequence ATGAAAATCATGATAACCGGCGTTGCCGGATTTATAGGCTCTACCCTGGCATTGCGGTTGCTGGAACGCGGCGATGAAGTTTATGGCGTCGATAACCTGAATGACTATTACAGTGTCGACCTGAAAAAGGCCAGACTAGAGCGCATAAAAGGCTACAAGGGCTTTACCTTCCAGCTGATGGACATTGCTGATCGCCAGGCAATGGAGAAGTTGTTCAGCGAAAACAGGTTTGATGCCGTGATGAATCTCGCTGCCCAGGCCGGTGTACGCTACTCCATTGAGAATGCGCCGGCCTACATTGATGCCAATCTCGTCGGTTTTGCCAACGTCCTGGAGGGCGCGCGACATAGTGGCGTCAAGCATGTAGTGTTCGCTTCGTCCAGCTCAGTATACGGCGCCAATACCAAGCTGCCATTCTCGGAAAATGATAACGTCGACCACCCGGTGTCGCTGTACGCGGCAACCAAGAAAGCAAATGAGCTGATGGCCCACAGTTATGCCCATTTGTATGACCTTCCCTGTACCGGGTTACGGTTCTTCACTGTTTACGGGCCTTGGGGCAGGCCGGATATGGCACTGTTCAAGTTTACCAAGGGAATCCTCGAAGGTACGCCGATACCGGTGTTCAATAATGGCAAAATGGTGCGCGACTTTACCTATATTGATGACATTATCGAGGGTGTAGTTCGTGTTATTGACCAGACTGCAGTATCGAATCCTGGCTGGAGCGGTGACAAGCCGGATCCGGCAACAAGCTATAAACCTTGGCGTGTCTTTAACATCGGTAATAACAACCCTGTTGAACTGATGCGTTATATCGAGGTGCTCGAAGAATGTCTTGGTAAAAAGGCAATTCTGGACCTGCTGCCCATCCAGCCCGGTGATGTACCGGCCACTTACGCCAATACCGACAATCTTGAAAAGGCGGTCGGTTTCCGTCCGGCGACAACGGTTGAAACAGGTGTTGCCAGGTTTGTCGAATGGTACAAGAGCTATCATTCCTGA
- the rfaD gene encoding ADP-glyceromanno-heptose 6-epimerase, with protein sequence MIVVTGGAGFIGANIVKGLNDRGETDVIVVDNLEKAEKFYNITDCEIADYIDKREFIRQVENGSFRHKPRAIFHEGACSDTMEHNGLYMMSNNYDYSKTLLHYCQEQGAQFIYASSASVYGGGSVFKVDRQYEAPLNVYGYSKFLFDQYVRRIFPRATAQIAGFRYFNVYGAREQHKGRMASVAFHFFNQYSKDGKVRLFEGIEGYANGGQLRDFISVEDVVAVNFFFLDNPDKSGIFNVGTGRAQQFNDMAVASVNTVRKSRGESVLTLEQMQQQGIIEYIPFPDSLRGKYQSFTQADIIGLRDAGYDRDFYTVEQGVERYVNSLIEKGDVKEIESVR encoded by the coding sequence ATGATTGTGGTAACAGGCGGCGCCGGGTTTATCGGTGCCAATATCGTAAAAGGTTTGAATGATCGCGGCGAAACCGACGTGATTGTTGTTGATAACTTGGAAAAGGCCGAAAAGTTTTACAACATCACCGATTGTGAAATCGCCGACTATATCGACAAGCGGGAATTTATCCGCCAGGTTGAAAACGGCAGTTTTCGCCACAAGCCAAGAGCAATATTTCATGAAGGTGCGTGCTCGGACACGATGGAGCACAACGGCCTGTACATGATGAGTAATAACTATGATTACTCCAAGACATTGTTGCACTATTGTCAGGAACAGGGGGCGCAGTTTATTTACGCCTCGTCCGCATCGGTCTATGGCGGTGGCTCCGTGTTCAAAGTCGACCGTCAGTACGAAGCACCGCTGAATGTTTACGGCTATTCCAAGTTTCTGTTTGATCAATATGTACGACGCATTTTTCCGCGGGCGACGGCACAAATAGCGGGGTTCAGGTATTTCAACGTGTATGGCGCGCGTGAGCAGCACAAGGGGCGCATGGCGTCGGTGGCGTTTCATTTTTTCAACCAGTACAGCAAGGATGGCAAGGTCAGGCTGTTTGAAGGTATAGAAGGTTATGCCAATGGCGGGCAACTGCGTGATTTTATCTCGGTGGAAGACGTGGTGGCGGTCAACTTTTTCTTCCTCGATAACCCGGACAAGAGCGGCATATTCAACGTTGGTACCGGGCGCGCCCAGCAGTTTAATGATATGGCCGTGGCCAGCGTCAATACTGTCAGAAAGTCCCGTGGCGAGAGCGTGTTGACGCTCGAGCAAATGCAGCAGCAGGGCATAATTGAGTACATTCCGTTTCCGGATTCGCTGCGCGGCAAGTACCAGAGTTTCACCCAGGCGGACATCATCGGGTTGCGTGATGCCGGGTATGACAGGGACTTCTATACGGTCGAACAAGGTGTTGAGCGCTACGTGAATTCGCTGATCGAAAAAGGTGATGTCAAGGAAATCGAGTCGGTTCGCTGA
- the rfaE1 gene encoding D-glycero-beta-D-manno-heptose-7-phosphate kinase, whose amino-acid sequence MFQDLISRLARGRVLVVGDAMVDRYWYGGVERISPEAPVPVVSVNGNDERLGGAANVARNVAALGSQCGLLAVTGDDEGADILESLLTKSGIRHNLCRDAAISTTVKLRIISQHQQLLRLDFESRGTPEARQRLLDRFIEVLPDYDVVIVSDYGKGGLGHIQEMIAAARERGKHVVVDPKGDDYSGYRNASLITPNRKEFEQVAGRFSGNDDLERRARAMVDELNLDGLLVTRGDEGMSLFPRGQAVIHKPARARDVFDVTGAGDTVIASIGAAYAVGAETVDAVHLANVAAGIVVGKLGAETASPAEILDAVKREEQE is encoded by the coding sequence GTGTTTCAGGATTTGATTTCTCGCCTGGCCAGGGGTCGGGTATTGGTTGTGGGTGACGCCATGGTCGATCGGTACTGGTACGGTGGGGTGGAGCGAATTTCACCCGAGGCGCCGGTACCCGTGGTCTCGGTTAATGGTAATGACGAGCGCCTGGGCGGCGCGGCCAACGTGGCGCGCAACGTGGCGGCGCTGGGCAGCCAGTGCGGTCTGCTGGCCGTGACCGGTGACGATGAGGGTGCCGATATCCTGGAGTCTTTACTGACAAAATCGGGGATTCGCCACAACTTGTGCCGTGATGCTGCCATTTCCACTACTGTGAAATTGCGCATTATCTCCCAGCACCAACAGCTTTTGCGGCTGGATTTCGAGTCCCGGGGCACACCCGAGGCCCGGCAGCGCCTGCTTGACCGGTTCATCGAGGTTTTGCCTGACTATGACGTGGTCATCGTTTCTGACTACGGCAAGGGTGGATTGGGGCATATCCAAGAGATGATTGCTGCGGCCCGGGAGCGTGGCAAGCACGTGGTAGTGGACCCCAAGGGTGATGACTATTCCGGTTACCGCAACGCCAGCCTGATTACGCCCAACCGCAAGGAATTTGAGCAAGTCGCCGGCCGGTTTTCAGGAAACGACGATCTGGAACGCCGCGCCCGTGCCATGGTCGATGAATTGAACCTTGACGGGCTGCTGGTGACGCGTGGTGACGAAGGCATGAGCCTGTTTCCGCGTGGCCAGGCGGTTATTCACAAACCGGCGAGAGCGCGCGATGTGTTCGATGTTACCGGTGCCGGCGATACAGTGATCGCATCAATCGGTGCCGCCTATGCCGTTGGTGCCGAAACAGTTGACGCGGTGCACCTGGCCAATGTTGCTGCCGGTATTGTCGTTGGCAAGCTTGGCGCGGAAACAGCCAGCCCGGCGGAAATCCTGGACGCGGTTAAACGAGAGGAGCAGGAATGA
- a CDS encoding helix-hairpin-helix domain-containing protein produces the protein MLPVAGFCGPVNINTADAATIAAELNGVGLKKAEAIVAYRAKNGAFKTAEDLAKVKGIGLKTVSKNRDNIVVK, from the coding sequence ATGCTGCCGGTGGCAGGATTTTGCGGACCGGTGAACATCAATACCGCCGATGCTGCCACCATTGCCGCCGAGCTTAATGGTGTTGGTTTGAAGAAGGCGGAAGCCATTGTTGCCTACCGAGCCAAGAATGGTGCTTTCAAAACAGCCGAGGATCTGGCCAAGGTCAAGGGAATCGGTCTCAAAACTGTCAGCAAGAACCGAGACAATATTGTTGTAAAATAG
- the pyrF gene encoding orotidine-5'-phosphate decarboxylase, translating to MNDARIIVALDFPESRPAIALADRLDPSVCKLKVGLELFVSEGPAIVEMLTGKGFDVFLDLKFHDIPNTVAQACRAAAATGAWMINIHALGGQRMMAAAREAIDGCDHKPLLIGVTILTSHADEELAQIGLTGTTSEMVSCLASQVRDCGLDGVVCSPHEASALRNQAGDGFVLVTPGVRPVGADVADQRRVMTPREALTAGASYLVIGRPITGASDPAIRASEIAEDCAGI from the coding sequence ATGAATGATGCCAGGATTATAGTGGCACTGGATTTCCCGGAAAGCCGGCCGGCAATCGCGCTTGCGGACAGGCTTGATCCATCGGTCTGCAAGCTCAAGGTAGGACTGGAGTTATTTGTCAGTGAAGGACCGGCCATTGTCGAAATGCTCACCGGCAAGGGCTTTGATGTATTTCTTGATCTTAAGTTTCACGATATTCCCAATACCGTGGCCCAGGCCTGCCGCGCGGCCGCAGCAACCGGCGCCTGGATGATAAATATTCATGCACTAGGCGGCCAGCGTATGATGGCGGCGGCGAGGGAAGCGATTGACGGTTGCGATCATAAGCCGCTGTTAATTGGTGTAACCATATTGACCAGTCATGCCGACGAAGAGCTGGCACAGATCGGGTTGACCGGGACAACGTCTGAGATGGTATCGTGCCTGGCGAGCCAGGTTCGTGACTGTGGGCTTGATGGGGTTGTCTGTTCACCGCATGAGGCCTCGGCATTACGCAACCAGGCCGGAGACGGCTTTGTTCTGGTTACACCGGGTGTACGACCTGTCGGCGCAGACGTGGCGGATCAGCGTCGCGTCATGACACCCCGGGAGGCCCTGACCGCAGGGGCAAGTTACCTGGTTATTGGGCGACCTATAACCGGCGCCAGTGATCCGGCGATCCGTGCCAGCGAGATTGCTGAAGACTGTGCCGGCATCTAG
- the lapB gene encoding lipopolysaccharide assembly protein LapB has protein sequence MGQAELLWLLLPVAAFSGWWIARRERKNSSVELPSAYFQGLNFLLNEQPDKAIEVFVRVLEVNSETAETHMALGNLFRRRGEVERAIRIHQNLIARPTLGKDQKGQALLELGQDYLKAGLYDRAENLFLQLRENPFHRQNALRLLLDIYQKEKEWDKAIDVSHGLDRLSGKSHADVIAHYYCELAEDALAASNHLLAQKHIKHALSSDPASVRASLLQGQIDAGNADYRSAIKAWKRVEHQGLQFLGEAVGPIADAYRKLGDEGGLYRYFSELAGRYNNIPVMLEFADIIRERDGVKVAEQFVVDWLRRRPTVHGLYRLIELNLLKNDEDSKDLLLLKTIIGQLCERQTGYVCHKCGFKGRTLHWLCPGCNHWNTFKPVEDIV, from the coding sequence ATGGGTCAGGCTGAATTGTTATGGTTGCTGCTGCCCGTTGCCGCATTTTCCGGTTGGTGGATTGCCCGCCGGGAGCGCAAGAATTCATCTGTTGAATTGCCTTCTGCCTATTTTCAGGGCTTGAATTTTCTGCTTAATGAGCAGCCTGACAAGGCTATTGAGGTATTTGTCAGGGTTCTTGAAGTCAATTCTGAAACTGCCGAAACCCATATGGCGCTGGGCAACCTGTTTCGTCGTCGTGGTGAAGTGGAACGCGCCATCAGGATCCACCAGAATCTTATTGCCAGGCCGACGCTGGGCAAGGATCAGAAAGGCCAGGCACTGCTGGAGCTTGGACAGGACTACCTGAAGGCAGGACTGTATGATCGTGCCGAAAACCTGTTCCTGCAGCTCAGGGAAAACCCGTTCCACAGACAAAATGCATTGCGACTTCTGCTGGATATCTACCAGAAGGAAAAGGAATGGGACAAGGCGATAGATGTCAGTCATGGGCTTGACAGATTGTCCGGAAAGAGTCACGCGGATGTCATTGCTCATTACTATTGCGAGTTGGCGGAAGATGCGTTAGCCGCCAGCAATCATTTGCTGGCACAAAAACATATCAAGCATGCGCTGTCATCGGATCCCGCCAGTGTTCGGGCCAGCCTGTTGCAGGGACAGATTGATGCAGGTAATGCCGACTACAGAAGTGCAATCAAGGCATGGAAACGTGTCGAGCACCAGGGCTTGCAATTCCTGGGTGAAGCGGTAGGGCCAATTGCTGACGCCTATCGAAAACTGGGTGATGAAGGCGGGCTGTACCGCTATTTTTCCGAGCTCGCCGGGCGCTATAACAATATCCCGGTAATGCTGGAATTTGCTGATATTATTCGGGAGCGGGATGGCGTCAAGGTCGCTGAACAGTTTGTCGTAGACTGGTTGCGTCGTCGACCAACAGTGCATGGTCTGTACCGACTCATCGAACTCAATTTGCTCAAAAATGATGAAGACAGCAAGGATCTGTTGTTGCTGAAAACAATAATTGGCCAGTTGTGCGAGCGCCAGACCGGGTACGTCTGCCACAAGTGTGGCTTCAAGGGTCGCACCCTGCATTGGTTGTGTCCCGGCTGTAATCACTGGAATACGTTCAAGCCGGTCGAGGATATAGTATGA
- a CDS encoding LapA family protein encodes MQRFFYILTSVIVLMVGITFTLHNSQPVTLEYYFGFRWEAALSLLILISMIIGVIAGYLASLKSILSLQRNLSKARRDVQAAEQELAALRSLPIRDAL; translated from the coding sequence ATGCAAAGGTTTTTCTATATTCTTACAAGCGTTATCGTGCTGATGGTTGGCATAACATTTACGTTGCACAATTCCCAGCCAGTTACACTTGAGTACTATTTCGGTTTCAGGTGGGAGGCCGCACTATCATTGTTGATCCTGATTTCGATGATCATTGGCGTGATTGCCGGATACCTGGCCAGCCTGAAGAGTATCCTGTCATTGCAACGCAACCTGTCTAAGGCTCGGCGCGATGTCCAGGCTGCCGAACAGGAACTCGCGGCATTACGATCCTTGCCAATTCGCGATGCACTGTAA
- a CDS encoding integration host factor subunit beta — MTKSELIEMLAARQPQLEHRDVELAVKELLEQMSSALATGERIEVRGFGSFSLHYRPPRVGRNPKTGTAVHVPDKYVPHFKPGKELRDRVNGGA, encoded by the coding sequence ATGACAAAATCAGAACTCATTGAAATGTTGGCGGCAAGACAGCCGCAACTCGAACATCGCGATGTTGAACTCGCGGTCAAGGAGTTGCTGGAGCAGATGTCGTCGGCCCTTGCCACCGGGGAACGAATCGAGGTGCGCGGTTTTGGCAGTTTTTCGCTGCATTACCGCCCGCCGAGAGTAGGGCGCAATCCAAAGACCGGCACGGCGGTGCATGTTCCTGACAAGTATGTACCGCACTTCAAGCCTGGCAAGGAATTGCGTGATCGGGTAAACGGCGGTGCCTGA
- the rpsA gene encoding 30S ribosomal protein S1, which yields MSESFAELFEESLKSSDMKPGQLIVGEVIDVNDDYVTVFAGLKSEGVIPAYEFKGANGELSVSVGDQVEVVVDQLEDGFGSTRLSREKAVREKTWGVLEKAFEAEAIVTGVMTGKVKGGFTVTIDNVRAFLPGSLVDVRPIRDPSYLEGKELEFKVIKIDRRRNNVVVSRRAVVESEMSADREELLSNLEEGQTVKGVVKNLTDYGAFVDLGGIDGLLHITDLAWKRVKHPSELLNIGDEIEAKVLRYDRDRNRVSLGLKQLGSDPWEDISRRYPESSRLFGKVTNITDYGSFVEIEEGIEGLVHVSEMDWTNKNIHPSKVVQVGDEVEVMILDIDPERRRISLGMKQCKSNPWEDFAVNHNKGDTVKGSIKSITDFGIFVGLDGGIDGLIHLSDLSWSRPGEEAVRDFKKGDEIEAVVLAVDAERERISLGVKQIEGDPFSSFVAEHGKGSIVTGTVESVEAKGAVIRLSEEVDGYLRASELSMDRVEDARAMLNEGDEVEAKITTIDRKNRKISLSIKAKDLAEESEVVQQYSGKPARTGVTLGDKLKEQLGGQSED from the coding sequence ATGAGCGAAAGTTTTGCTGAACTCTTTGAAGAAAGCCTGAAATCCTCCGACATGAAACCGGGCCAACTGATTGTTGGTGAGGTTATCGATGTCAATGACGATTACGTTACGGTATTTGCCGGGCTTAAATCAGAGGGTGTTATTCCTGCCTATGAATTCAAGGGCGCCAACGGTGAATTGAGTGTCAGTGTTGGTGACCAGGTTGAAGTCGTCGTCGATCAACTTGAAGATGGTTTCGGTTCCACGCGCCTGTCTCGCGAAAAAGCGGTTCGTGAAAAGACCTGGGGTGTCCTGGAGAAGGCTTTCGAAGCCGAGGCTATTGTTACCGGCGTTATGACCGGCAAGGTCAAGGGCGGTTTCACCGTTACCATCGACAATGTCCGCGCGTTCCTGCCGGGCTCGCTGGTTGATGTTCGTCCTATTCGTGACCCCAGTTACCTTGAAGGCAAGGAACTGGAATTCAAGGTTATCAAGATCGATCGCCGCCGCAACAACGTCGTGGTTTCACGCCGTGCCGTGGTTGAATCCGAAATGTCCGCAGATCGCGAAGAACTGCTGTCCAATCTTGAAGAAGGCCAGACCGTCAAGGGCGTGGTCAAGAATCTTACCGATTACGGTGCGTTTGTTGACCTCGGTGGCATTGATGGCCTGCTGCATATTACCGACCTGGCGTGGAAGCGCGTCAAGCATCCCTCAGAATTGCTGAACATTGGTGACGAAATCGAAGCCAAGGTTCTGCGTTATGACCGTGATCGTAACCGCGTTTCATTGGGTCTGAAGCAGCTGGGTTCCGATCCGTGGGAAGATATTTCCCGCCGCTACCCGGAAAGTTCACGCCTGTTTGGCAAGGTGACCAATATCACTGACTACGGTTCATTTGTTGAAATCGAAGAAGGTATTGAAGGCCTGGTGCATGTATCCGAAATGGACTGGACCAACAAGAACATCCATCCGAGCAAGGTAGTCCAGGTTGGCGATGAAGTGGAAGTCATGATCCTGGATATCGATCCGGAGCGCCGCCGCATTTCACTGGGCATGAAGCAGTGCAAGTCCAATCCGTGGGAAGACTTTGCTGTTAACCACAACAAGGGTGACACGGTTAAGGGTTCCATCAAGTCCATTACCGACTTCGGTATCTTCGTGGGCCTGGATGGCGGAATTGACGGTCTGATTCACCTGAGTGACCTGTCCTGGAGCCGTCCTGGCGAAGAAGCTGTGCGCGATTTCAAGAAGGGTGACGAAATTGAAGCCGTTGTGCTGGCGGTTGATGCCGAGCGTGAACGTATTTCCCTGGGCGTCAAGCAGATCGAAGGCGATCCGTTTTCAAGCTTTGTTGCCGAGCATGGCAAGGGCAGCATTGTTACCGGTACCGTTGAATCTGTAGAAGCCAAGGGCGCGGTAATCAGGTTGTCAGAAGAAGTGGACGGCTACCTGAGAGCGTCCGAGCTGTCCATGGATCGCGTTGAAGATGCGCGCGCCATGCTGAACGAAGGTGACGAAGTTGAAGCCAAGATCACCACTATTGATCGCAAGAATCGCAAGATTTCCCTGTCCATCAAGGCCAAGGATCTTGCCGAGGAAAGCGAAGTGGTTCAGCAGTACAGTGGCAAGCCGGCTCGCACCGGCGTAACGCTGGGTGACAAGCTGAAAGAGCAGCTGGGTGGTCAGTCGGAAGACTAA
- the cmk gene encoding (d)CMP kinase, with protein MSAVPVITIDGPSGVGKGTISQQLATELGWHMLDSGALYRAVGWAAAGRGLLDGDESRLAQLAGDVNIIFRPGADSLTEVEIDGSVVGDALRTEESGAAASKIAALPAVREALLAKQRAFRQFPGLVADGRDMGSRIFPDAQAKIFLVASAEIRGQRRYKQLKEKGFDVNLPRLVDEIRARDERDANRPVSPMRPADDAHVIDTGSLTIEEVMAKVREIAQQSF; from the coding sequence GTGAGTGCTGTTCCGGTCATTACCATTGACGGCCCGTCGGGTGTAGGCAAGGGCACCATCAGTCAGCAGCTGGCTACCGAGCTGGGTTGGCATATGCTGGATAGCGGTGCACTGTACCGGGCCGTGGGTTGGGCTGCTGCCGGAAGGGGATTGCTGGACGGCGATGAATCCCGGTTGGCCCAATTGGCTGGTGATGTCAATATTATATTCCGGCCCGGAGCCGATAGCCTGACCGAAGTTGAGATTGACGGCAGTGTCGTCGGAGATGCCTTGCGAACTGAAGAATCCGGGGCGGCCGCGTCCAAAATAGCCGCCTTGCCGGCCGTTCGCGAAGCATTGCTGGCCAAACAGCGGGCATTCCGCCAATTCCCCGGTCTTGTGGCCGATGGCCGGGACATGGGTAGCCGCATTTTTCCTGATGCCCAGGCCAAGATTTTTCTCGTTGCCAGTGCCGAAATTCGGGGTCAGAGGCGCTATAAGCAGTTGAAGGAAAAGGGTTTCGATGTTAATCTTCCGCGCCTTGTGGATGAGATTCGGGCGCGGGACGAGCGCGATGCCAACCGACCAGTCTCACCCATGCGACCGGCAGACGATGCACATGTGATCGACACCGGGTCACTCACCATAGAAGAGGTGATGGCCAAGGTTCGCGAAATTGCGCAGCAGTCTTTCTGA
- the aroA gene encoding 3-phosphoshikimate 1-carboxyvinyltransferase: MSSKLINFEVQPGGVLQGSLRVPGDKSISHRSVMLGSLAEGVTEVDGLLEGDDVLATIGAFRAMGVQMQGPDNGRLVIHGVGMHGLKAPTAALDMGNSGTAMRLMSGVLAGQNFDSELIGDVSLSKRPMARVTEPLALMGARIVTNEGGRPPLRIHGGSKLKGIRYQLPMASAQVKSCLLLAGMYAEGETSVTEPAPTRDHTERMLNGFGYPVKTTGSSMSLQAGGSLRGCKIDVPADISSATFFLVGAAMTPGSDLLLQHVGINPTRIGVLNILKLMGADLELRNERTVGGEPVADIRVRGGRLTGITVPEDQVPLAIDEFPMLFVAAACARGETRITGADELRVKECDRIAVMVEGLKVLGVDVEELVDGAVIRGGEIHGGEVHSHDDHRIAMAFSMAALHADSPIIIHDCANVATSFPTYAELAREAGLQILVREATAG, encoded by the coding sequence ATGAGCAGCAAGCTGATTAATTTTGAAGTACAGCCGGGTGGCGTGTTGCAGGGCAGCCTGCGGGTGCCCGGTGACAAGTCCATATCGCATCGTTCCGTCATGCTGGGATCATTGGCGGAAGGTGTCACCGAGGTGGATGGCCTGCTCGAGGGTGATGATGTGCTGGCCACTATCGGTGCGTTTCGCGCCATGGGTGTGCAAATGCAGGGCCCGGATAACGGTCGACTGGTCATACATGGCGTTGGCATGCATGGGCTGAAAGCGCCGACTGCAGCGCTGGACATGGGAAATTCGGGTACAGCCATGCGCCTGATGTCCGGAGTATTGGCCGGGCAGAATTTCGATAGCGAGCTGATCGGTGATGTTTCCCTGAGCAAGCGACCGATGGCGCGCGTTACCGAGCCATTGGCGCTCATGGGTGCAAGAATCGTTACCAATGAAGGCGGCAGGCCACCACTCAGAATCCACGGTGGCAGCAAGTTAAAGGGTATTCGTTATCAGCTTCCCATGGCCAGTGCCCAGGTCAAATCCTGCCTGTTGCTGGCCGGCATGTATGCCGAGGGCGAGACCTCGGTAACTGAACCGGCACCGACGCGCGATCATACCGAGCGCATGCTCAACGGCTTTGGCTACCCGGTAAAAACGACAGGCAGTAGCATGAGCCTGCAAGCCGGTGGCAGTCTGCGCGGTTGCAAGATTGATGTGCCAGCCGATATTTCATCGGCAACGTTTTTCCTGGTGGGTGCCGCCATGACCCCGGGGTCTGACCTGCTGCTGCAGCATGTCGGTATCAATCCGACCCGGATCGGTGTACTTAATATATTGAAGCTTATGGGCGCGGATCTTGAACTCCGGAACGAGCGCACTGTCGGCGGTGAGCCGGTGGCGGATATTCGTGTGCGTGGTGGCCGACTGACAGGCATTACCGTGCCCGAGGACCAGGTGCCCTTGGCGATTGACGAGTTTCCCATGCTGTTTGTGGCCGCGGCCTGCGCCCGGGGCGAAACCCGGATTACCGGTGCCGACGAGTTGCGGGTCAAGGAGTGTGACCGGATTGCAGTTATGGTCGAGGGTCTGAAGGTGCTGGGTGTTGATGTGGAAGAACTGGTGGACGGCGCCGTTATTCGTGGCGGCGAAATCCATGGCGGCGAAGTGCACAGTCATGACGATCACCGTATTGCTATGGCGTTTTCCATGGCGGCGTTGCACGCGGATTCACCCATTATTATTCACGACTGCGCCAATGTGGCCACGTCATTTCCAACTTATGCAGAGCTGGCACGCGAAGCCGGCCTGCAAATCCTGGTTCGCGAGGCGACTGCCGGGTGA